The genomic window ACTGAGCCTTTGGCCTCAACTTTCAAAATTTCGTTGCAGTTCCCACGGCCGGTCTCGCTCTGGAGGTTGTCTTGTGGGCAACGgttcaacaacaacaccatgTCCAGCTCATATATCTCCTCTGTCATCTGAAACACTCTCACTGCCTCCATAACTTACAGAACGCAAATCTCTTCTCTAGAACTGGGAAAATTCCATATCTTGGCTTCTGTCCTTTCCTTGGCTTATTAGCCAtggcagctgctgcagcttaCGATCAGCCCTCAATTCTGTCAATTTTCTGCCACTTATATGTGTCAGGGTTGTGGCAGGTATTGAACTAGGCAATGCATCTTGCAACTATTTTGCCCCAACTACTGCAAATCATGCAACTACATCATTTCTTGGGGACCCCAAAGATGTCACCTGCCAGATCGGATATGTAACTCCTTCTATGAAAAAACGTCTTTTAACTACATCACATCAGCTGATTTGGTTCACCATCAAGAACTTCATGATGTTGAAGGccttttcaaacaaaatacTTATTTCTGCTATTTACCCTTGTAATTGCATTATATCTATCCACTGAGTCCGTTGTTTTTCATGAATCGACACACAAAACTCATGTTCTTCTTGAACTACTCTCTTTGAAACATTGAAATTTAAACTTGAAATGTAAACTTGGTTCAATAGTGGTAGTAATATCACATTCTACAGATGGTAACACTTTCTCACAGACAAAATGAATCCACTTGCTGTAAAAGCAGGAAGTGCTTctacacagtcactcacacatacagtctgcacacacacacacacacacacacacacacacgtgcaccaACGCCCCCAACCCCCACAAAGCTAGTGCTTTCAGTTTCCTCTCAGCGTTATTAATTAACTGTGTAGGAAGTTAGTGATGAATACTCATTTGTGTATGTCTCTCTTTGTGTAATCATTAACTTGTTGGAGGAAACCTTAGACACGCAATGAGATAAattgcacaaatacacacatagcTGCACATGCGAGGACACTTGCTGCCGTTTGCCGCTGTTTGTATTGTTATGCTGAGTGCACCAGTGATACCACTGTAAATTGTGGATGCGCACGGtgaatggaaaacaacatgtaTGAATCTCTAGGCAGCAACATGGGGGATTTGTCTAAAGCGTATTCTTGTCTTCAGACCtgcaggaagacagagagagacaatgaGAATGCTctgagacagagcagagaagagAGTGGATGCAAAGATATGCTTAACTGTGACAGACTTCTGCACTGCTCTTCTAATGAACAACCCAGCCAGACAAAAAGAGGATGTTAGAGTTTAGTTAATCTGCACAATCTCTTACTTTGCATTTCAGCTAACCTTTTTGTCACCTCATTACTTCATCTCATACTGGTTTGAACATGATGACTTGATTATGCATTCTGCTAGCTCTGGAGCTGAAGACGTGAGAACTGTTGCTTTGGTGTCAGGGAAGCCGTTATCATAGAAGCGGTTCACATTAAGgtgcaaaatgaaatgttaatacATGGATGAATGAGTACGGTTTTGCTCTTTGCtgttatgtaaaaacaaatccatTCGACAGCAGCGCCAGCTCACAGTCAGCTATGTTACTACAAATTCAACAAGTTAACCATGCTATAGAAAGCAAGGCTGTGTTCATGAGATAAAAGAACATTCTCTGGCCAAACTGTGGTTACATGATTGAATAAGTTAATATACGGTTCTTTGTGTAATACTCCAGGTGCATATGAAGCATGTGATTTCTTAGTTTTAACCGTTTTTTTtgagttacaaaaaaaagagagagtaatTTGCACTGATGCACAATTGTTTTAAACAGGTTAAGCTAGATCTTCCAACTCTGCTGTTTGAAGTGCCTTCCATACTGCTTATGTAAACTTAATTTCCAAAATACTTATTAGTATTGAGTTAATCCTCCTATTTTCCGTAGGAGGATTAACAACAGCTGGGATATTGCTTGCATGGTACCGGGTTCTTTAAGCACATGATTTCTGTTGTTTAATAGATTACAAAgatgtcatcattattatgtttATCATCAATTCAAATCTGTGTATCTTGTTTTTTCAGAATGGCTCAGAAAGAGAAGCTCCAGTGCCTGAAGGATTTCCATAAGGACACTCTGAAACCATCTCCTGGCAAGAGCCCAGGCACTCGGCCTGAAGATGAAGCAGAGGGCAAACACCCCCAGCGGGAGAAGTGGGCCAGCAAGTTGGACTTTGTTCTGTCTGTAGCTGGTGGCTTTGTTGGTTTAGGGAATGTGTGGCGTTTCCCGTACCTCTGCTATAAAAATGGTGGAGGTAAGACATCACCAAGTATCCAACAAGATGTCTTTTTCACAAAGAGACATTTCTGTCTCCACATTATTGACAACTGTTCCTTAAATGTCATTTTGCAGGTGCATTTCTCATCCCATACTTCATTTTCCTGTTTGGTGGTGGTCTGCCAGTCTTCTTTCTGGAGGTCGCCCTGGGTCAGTTTACCTCCGAGGGTGGTATCACTTGCTGGGAGAAGCTCTGCCCCATCTTTACTGGTACGTTGCCCCCGAACAGAACAGTCTGTGCTGAATGGATAGCAAGTATTACATTTAAGTTTTTGATTGAGCAGAGTATTCATCCTCATCATACGTGTTCTAGGTGACACTTAGAAACCCTTGCTCACACTGTGgagagttatttattttaatttttttaattgtagGTATTTTAGGGCATGCTTTTAAGTGCTGCATATGCCTGTGCAGCACTAGGTTTGATTGCCACCTGGTTGATTTACTGACTCTATGTCACTGTCtagaggaaaataaagttaGAAAGGCAAAACAATTACAATAAGTTGAATATATTTAGTCTAATTATCCATTTGAATCCCTGAGTGCTGCAGGGgattaaatatactgtatttgattATTAAGATTTATTTCACTGATACTgcaaacatgtaaaatacaatttaaaaaaaataaaattaaggaGCCTTTTTCACAAAATGTTGTCTGCCCTTTATGACAGATCATTTTCTTTAGCTGACCAGACCACAAATCTATTTTGTTGGTTCACTCTCACTCTTAGCACCTGATATCACATTTTGTGGAGCATTTTGCAGCTAAGAAACATCCTCCAGGTGCATGTAGAGACCAAATAcagagcaaaaaataaaatatccataTCTGACACTGGACTTGAGCACAATCCAAATGACAATGCACCTCTGCAAGAGCTTGTTATAGCCGTAGCATGAATCACGTGTCATCTCTATGTTCGCTATACCAAGAGCTGTGACTATAGCTATCCCCAGTCTGCATAACCGTCATTGTTGTTCAGTCTCGCCGATTTCAGTGATGAGCACAGAGCTCAGTGCCTCCAGCCATTTTTTTATCCAACTTCAGGCCATTTTCCAAACCTCTGTTAAATTTCACAGAGGCTGTGTAACATAAGGCTGAGTCACACCAGACTCGCCTCCAGACTGCTGAGACTTTACCCTGCAACTGTTACCAGGCAACCAGGCTTGCACTAGTACACCAACACACTGAGGCCTCTATCCTCATGTTTATAAATTTGGTTCAGTCATTTTATCGTCACTGTTTCATTatcttgatttaattatttacttgCACAACTAttctcactttcacacatgtTCTGTCCTCCTTTCAGACACATTATATCCCTCCGATGCCtcgtgcacacatacacacatacactcactcatAAGATGGTGTACAGCTTGTCCTGAATCACACGTTGCTACAGCAACAACGGTGCAACACATCAGAGACAGAGCaccagagaaagaaaagaagtagACCagggagaggagcagagaggtgGATTGATGAAGACCAGAGATAAAGggagataaataaaaactgggggatggagaagaagagagagggagacggggCAACATGTGCTACCATAGCATCTTGAATATGGTGGTGAGATTAAAGGATGGAACCAATCCCAACCATGATGTCAAGTGCTGATGAGGTCAGTGTAGCTGTACAAAATGTTCTCTGCTGACGTACATAAATGTCACACtgaaatcatcaaaaatgttgaCGAAGGAATAAACAGGAAAAAGATGAGCGGTTGATTCCAGCGGCATATTATACCATGGCCTATTTCTTTAGAGGGGAGACATCTTACATCTGGTGGAAAAGACTTCAAATCTCGAGCTTAAGAAACCACTCTTGCTGTAGAATAAAGCCCTTCCCAGTTTTGTAGCCTTGGGGTTCAGGAAGTGATGGGGGGCTGGCAACCTCTGGAAGTTACAGTTCCATATTTTCTCCAGCTCTTAGTTGAGATGTGGATTATATTGTCTTAGCCATGGCAGCCAAAGAGTGACAGTAGGCAACAGGCAAAACTAGATTAGAAACCAGATGGAGAGATTTTCCTCTCTACTCTCCatccagaaaatgtccaacCTAACCAATCAATACCCAAACATACACCAAAATTGAACATGCCCATGACTTCCTTATGATGCCCTAATAGGGTGCATACTGCATTCATGGTCTCAAGTAATGTGGATGTCAAACAAATGCAGAGGGCAGTGAGGGAGTGGCAGAATGGAGGAAGGGCAGTGCAGTTATATACACATGTTTTAAATCTGTTCAAAGTGGGTCGGGCAGCCATGCAGCCATTATTTAATGTGACACGCAGCCATTACCATGGTTACTGTTGGTCTTccctataaataaaacagaaaaatgtctttaaacagaaaaatgtctttaacaAAGTACTCAGGCAAGCCTCGAAATTGTGATCAAATATGACCCAAAACTGTAGCTCATAGATCAGTCTGGCATGAGATGATACTCAGCACAAAAATACTCCTGGTACATATGAAGCACGTGAGTTCACTAAATAGACCCTAAATAAACCCTATTGGTCTTTACCTTCTCGTTACTGAGAGGTCAGCCGAGGTCAGCCAATGAGCACAAGAAATTACATCATGGAGGCAAAGCATCTGTTTGTTTGATCAGCACTGTTCCATGTGatctgagcatgtgtgtgtgtgtgtgtgtgtgtgtgtgcttgtgtttgtttcctctttcgTACCTTTTCTGGTCTAAACAGTCCTCATgagaccaaaacatggtcctaataaggcagaatCAAATGTTTAGTGTTGTGGCAGTAACTGGTGATGGTTTAggggttagggataatgctttgtttaggctgtagTGTCCTGAGAggaatagctgcgcaaacctgtgtgtgtgtgtttaacgaTGTAGATGCATGGCAGCCGCTAATTAGCTTTTAGCTGAGTAATTAAATGGACATGATATGTAGGCGAAGTAGTTCACACATGGGGTTAAGGgttcatgtacacacacagacacactttatCTCAAACTTGCAATAACAAagagacacatacatacagacagacagacactgtaTTTACCACCACCTGTGTCTCAAGGCCAGTATTGACGCAGCTGATTGCTCTAGTAAATGTGTCAAATCAAGTGCAGAGCAACACCAGTGAAGGTTACATCCCTAAAACACAACTATTATAGACTCTctatgtgtctatgtgtgtgttccttGTGTTATAGCAGGATAAAAGACTAgccacaaacaggaagtaacatGTTGTTGTTAATCCTCTAATCGTCACCTGTTATTGTtctcattttattaaaaatggtACTTGTTTAACGTGTGTTTTAATGCTGCTTTGCTGTCAAATGCTGCCTGTTTTTAAACTCATTATTTTATGAACATTCTGTGGTCTAAATTGTCTTTTGGCCTTTCcctattttcattttcttattgcCATGACCTTTTTATTCCCCTCTAGGTATTGGTTACGCCTCCATTGTGATCGTTTCCCTTTTGAATATCTACTACATCGTCATCCTGGCCTGGGGCGTCTACTACCTGTTCCAGGTATGTttaggggggggaaaaaaataacttaataaacaaaaaacattttattgtaaagaTACTGAAGATTATTTATTTGGTCAATTTGGCATGAAGTGATTTTTTACCCTCATTTTTATAGAGACTTGTTATCCTGGAAAATCTTCTGAATATTTGGATTAggtttaaatattaaaaatatgaacCGTAATTTATACAAAGTTAAATATTTGTAAATCTCCTTGATGATGTAGTATAAGGTATGTATAGGTTTATGGTTAGTTAATTAACAAATAcactttgggttttttttactagaGGAGTGACCATTAGATAATGTCATGACAGATATGAGAGTTAttcttttagttttttagtgagttcttcttatttattttccaaacaaaaaTAGCATAAAATCCAGAAAAAACAAATAGCACTATATAAAAAgtaattagtaaaaaaaaacaacacatcagaggagaaaatcaatgaaTTGTATAAGGTTAATACACAAGAGATTTATTCAATTTAAACTTCGTAGTTTGTTGATGGTCCCTTACTATCTTGTAGTTGcattataaataatgtttatatgCTTTTCACCTGAAAAAACTAATATGACAGACTTGAGAGAGATATTTTCCCTTTACTAAGTTAATAAATCCTACTGATCCAGAAGACAATGGACTGTGTGAAAGGATATAATCTATTGTACATAAGGAGAATAAGCAACTTCAACCCTCTACGCTGCTAAGCTTGTTACATCAATAGGGAAATAAATTTGCTGGTCGAGCATCTTGGTTATCCATGGTGATGCCGTGACAAGTTATACCCTAGACAAAAAGAGACGCTCCGCCTTGTAAAGTGTGTTGTTAGTGACTTTGATGGCTAAACTGGTGGAAGAGCGGGTGTCTACAAATGCTAAGAAACGCAAATATAAATTGTGCTTTTTGTtgcatttcagtgttttcagccAGAGCTTCCCTGGGCCAAGTGCAATCAGCCGTGGAATACCGATCGCTGCATCGAGGACACCTACCGCAATAACAAAACCCTTTGGCTGGCTTCCAACACCTCCAACTTTACTTCCCCTGTCACCGAGTTCTGGGAGTGAGTTACATGAAACCGTACACACACTTACTGAATGACACTTATATTTGATTATGTTTTACGTGTTGAAAGTTCAGATTAATTACAACTGTGAAGAATGTGCTTCAATTAAATATATAAGATTACACTAGAACTGTATCCTAGTCATATATCACGATAGACTTTGTtgtactttgatttgattggctgataTTAGAGAGTCCAGACAAACTTGCAAAACAGACACATACAAGAGAGGGCAGGGTGGGAACCCCGCCAAAGACAACTTGGTCAACTGtaaggaaacaggaagtagctgACACTTTACTAATGGGGTCATTAGTTACGTACAGATGTGCATTCTCCAGTTCCCACACATAGGATTAAATTacatctaaaaaaagaaaatccctgcTGTTTTTTATCACCATTGTCATAAAGTGCCCTTTCAAAGTTGCACAGGTGAACATGTGCTAAATGGAGttctttgcattttattttacagacgCAATGTGCTGGGAATCAGCAATGGTATTGATGAGATAGGCCCTATTAAATGGGACCTGGCTCTGTGTTTACTGCTCGTCTGGGTCATctgctttttctgcatctggAAGGGAGTCAGGTCCACTGGCAAGGTAGCTAATTATGTGTataatgtgtctttaatgcACTGTTGTTTGTATACTAGATTTCCCTTCTCTTGAActtgaaatattattattatattattatatattatatattatcagAGACCAATTAAGAGCTGTGTTCATTCTGAGTGT from Solea senegalensis isolate Sse05_10M linkage group LG4, IFAPA_SoseM_1, whole genome shotgun sequence includes these protein-coding regions:
- the LOC122767675 gene encoding sodium- and chloride-dependent taurine transporter-like isoform X2 produces the protein MAQKEKLQCLKDFHKDTLKPSPGKSPGTRPEDEAEGKHPQREKWASKLDFVLSVAGGFVGLGNVWRFPYLCYKNGGGAFLIPYFIFLFGGGLPVFFLEVALGQFTSEGGITCWEKLCPIFTGIGYASIVIVSLLNIYYIVILAWGVYYLFQCFQPELPWAKCNQPWNTDRCIEDTYRNNKTLWLASNTSNFTSPVTEFWE